Proteins found in one Primulina eburnea isolate SZY01 chromosome 16, ASM2296580v1, whole genome shotgun sequence genomic segment:
- the LOC140816843 gene encoding transcription factor SRM1-like, with product MHANFSPMALNYLATWDRREDKIFENCLVEIPDCVERWKMIARCIPGKSPEDVRVHYQALLFDVWQIDSGKVAPPSYPDETISLGCDDRSQLRDSGQISFASAPDRSRHLGVEPKKRMHWTKDEHRLFLIGLNRYGKGDWRSISRNVVISKTPAQVASHAQTYFLRQSDWKKEKKSRASMTSQLPLIA from the exons ATGCACGCCAATTTCTCACCAATGGCGCTGAATTACTTGGCGACTTGGGATAGGAGAGAGGACAAGATTTTCGAGAATTGTCTGGTGGAGATTCCTGACTGTGTGGAGAGGTGGAAGATGATCGCTCGATGTATCCCTGGGAAATCACCAGAAGACGTGAGGGTTCATTACCAGGCTCTGTTGTTCGATGTGTGGCAGATTGATTCTGGTAAGGTCGCGCCGCCGAGTTATCCCGATGAAACTATCTCTCTTGGTTGTGATGATCGGTCACAGTTGAGGGATTCCGGTCAGATTTCGTTCGCATCGGCACCGGATCGGAGCAGACATCTtggggttgagccgaagaaaaGGATGCATTGGACAAAAGATGAGCATAG GCTATTTTTAATCGGACTCAATAGATATGGCAAAGGCGACTGGAGAAGCATATCTAGAAACGTTGTCATCTCAAAAACTCCGGCCCAAGTCGCTAGTCATGCTCAAACATATTTCCTCCGTCAATCTGAttggaaaaaagaaaaaaaaagtcgAGCATCAATGACATCACAACTGCCATTGATAGCTTAA